In the Kitasatospora terrestris genome, one interval contains:
- a CDS encoding FtsX-like permease family protein — translation MRITAWRAALRIARRDAMRAKGRSALVLAMIALPVLGVAGVDVVARSAQLEPAEQAVRMMGGADALVSLDGRGSTVLQAPNHRAESQTVGPTEGQAPTPEQKRSSGTEPDVLLPQLLPPGTTLVPVPFGPRASATTKEGRLSVGTTEADLTDPVWRGLLDVVEGAAPSGDRQVAATRAFLDQSGLRIGDSTALRGLEATPYTITGVVEYPEDLGSVELVARPGGLIAALDKARGSEQGDRGNPGRGGDWLVKLPAGQTLGWPQVLELNKYGFGATSRTVLLDPPARSEVPLYAYKAQHGYDDSRIDAAALAVVATVVGMALLEIVLLAGPAFAVGARRSRRQLGLIAAGGGDRSHVRAVVLGGGVVLGLAGAVVGVVLAVALVAVGRPWLEEWGGQRFGHFDLHPLDLLGIAAVGLVTGLLAAVVPAVQAARQNVVEALTGRGSLKPANRWIAMLGLVMVAGGAALALLGSALGAGRGLPVLGGSVIAELGMVLCTPVLVGLFGRLGRLLPLSPRLALRDAVRHRGRTAPAVAAVMAAVAGSVAVGIYTTSSDEQNRREYVATVPSGAVVLRAGWNPDSTDRLPQLRAAVEQSVSDLGPRGDTWDVSYGGDCRKAPGSCGDVRPKLPAELRCPADELQEAGEVGVGRPTDDPRCRLHGGREDRYGMSLGDATVLHNLFAVHDPAAEQALAQGKAVVFDQRYVKNGKLILALTEPVRAEEEAKAAAEGRRVRPATHEITVDAVYAAPTTPGELALLTPQAARAAGLGATESGSVWLPAAAPAGVAQQRADAALSKVDEDAFLQVERGYEGGRDLYALGLTGFAALVALGAAGIATGLASADSQNDLATLAAVGATGGIRRRLSGFQCGVIAAMGAVLGTLCGVVPAVALRRLEAASQSAVTEAGGIPRETVIAFPWLNLGLTLIVLPALACGLAMLVTRSRLVLARRAG, via the coding sequence GTGAGGATCACCGCCTGGCGGGCCGCCCTGCGGATCGCCCGCCGTGACGCGATGCGGGCCAAGGGCCGCTCCGCCCTGGTCCTGGCCATGATCGCGCTGCCGGTGCTCGGCGTGGCCGGCGTGGACGTGGTCGCCCGCAGCGCCCAGCTGGAGCCCGCGGAGCAGGCCGTCCGGATGATGGGCGGCGCCGACGCCCTGGTCTCGCTCGACGGGCGCGGCTCGACGGTGCTGCAGGCCCCCAACCACCGCGCGGAGAGCCAGACGGTCGGCCCGACCGAGGGCCAGGCCCCGACCCCCGAGCAGAAGCGCAGCTCCGGGACCGAGCCCGACGTGCTGCTCCCGCAGCTGCTGCCGCCCGGCACCACCCTGGTCCCGGTGCCGTTCGGACCCCGGGCCTCCGCCACCACCAAGGAGGGCCGGCTCTCCGTCGGCACCACCGAGGCCGACCTGACCGACCCGGTCTGGCGCGGTCTGCTGGACGTGGTCGAGGGCGCGGCCCCGAGCGGGGACCGGCAGGTCGCCGCCACCCGGGCCTTCCTCGACCAGTCCGGTCTGCGGATCGGTGACTCCACCGCCCTGCGCGGGCTGGAGGCCACCCCGTACACCATCACCGGCGTGGTCGAGTACCCCGAGGACCTGGGCTCCGTCGAACTCGTGGCCCGCCCGGGCGGGTTGATCGCCGCGCTGGACAAGGCCCGCGGCTCCGAGCAGGGCGACCGGGGGAACCCCGGCCGCGGTGGCGACTGGCTGGTGAAGCTGCCCGCCGGGCAGACCCTGGGCTGGCCGCAGGTGCTGGAGCTCAACAAGTACGGCTTCGGCGCCACCAGCCGCACCGTGCTGCTGGACCCGCCGGCCCGCTCCGAGGTGCCGCTGTACGCGTACAAGGCCCAGCACGGCTACGACGACAGCCGGATCGACGCCGCCGCGCTCGCCGTGGTCGCCACCGTGGTCGGCATGGCCCTGCTGGAGATCGTGCTGCTGGCCGGCCCGGCCTTCGCGGTCGGCGCCCGCCGCTCGCGCCGCCAGCTCGGACTGATCGCGGCCGGCGGCGGCGACCGCTCGCACGTACGGGCCGTGGTGCTCGGCGGCGGCGTGGTGCTCGGCCTGGCCGGCGCCGTGGTCGGCGTGGTGCTCGCCGTGGCGCTGGTCGCGGTCGGCCGCCCCTGGCTGGAGGAGTGGGGCGGCCAGCGCTTCGGCCACTTCGACCTGCACCCGCTGGACCTGCTCGGCATCGCCGCGGTCGGCCTGGTCACCGGCCTGCTGGCGGCCGTGGTGCCGGCCGTCCAGGCCGCCCGGCAGAACGTGGTGGAGGCGCTCACCGGCCGCGGCTCGCTCAAGCCCGCCAACCGCTGGATCGCGATGCTCGGCCTCGTGATGGTCGCCGGCGGCGCCGCGCTCGCGCTGCTCGGCAGCGCCCTCGGCGCGGGCCGCGGCCTGCCGGTGCTCGGCGGCTCGGTGATCGCCGAGCTCGGCATGGTGCTGTGCACCCCGGTCCTGGTCGGCCTGTTCGGCCGGCTCGGCCGACTGCTCCCGCTCAGCCCCCGGCTGGCGCTGCGCGACGCGGTCCGCCACCGCGGCCGGACCGCCCCCGCGGTGGCCGCCGTGATGGCCGCCGTGGCCGGCTCGGTCGCCGTCGGCATCTACACCACCAGCTCCGACGAGCAGAACCGCCGCGAGTACGTGGCCACCGTCCCGTCCGGCGCCGTGGTCCTGCGGGCCGGCTGGAACCCCGATTCCACCGACCGGTTGCCGCAGCTGAGGGCCGCCGTCGAGCAGTCGGTCTCCGACCTCGGCCCGCGCGGCGACACCTGGGACGTCAGCTACGGCGGCGACTGCCGCAAGGCACCCGGCAGCTGCGGCGACGTGCGGCCGAAGCTGCCCGCGGAGCTGCGCTGCCCCGCCGACGAGCTGCAGGAGGCCGGCGAGGTCGGCGTCGGCCGGCCGACGGACGACCCGCGCTGCCGCCTCCACGGCGGCCGGGAGGACCGGTACGGCATGTCGCTCGGCGACGCGACCGTGCTGCACAACCTCTTCGCGGTCCACGACCCCGCCGCCGAGCAGGCCCTCGCCCAGGGCAAGGCGGTGGTCTTCGACCAGCGGTACGTCAAGAACGGCAAGCTGATCCTGGCCCTCACCGAGCCGGTGCGCGCCGAGGAGGAGGCCAAGGCGGCAGCCGAGGGACGCCGGGTCCGTCCGGCCACCCACGAGATCACCGTGGACGCGGTGTACGCCGCGCCCACGACGCCCGGTGAACTCGCCCTGCTCACCCCGCAGGCGGCCCGCGCCGCCGGGCTCGGCGCGACCGAGTCCGGGTCGGTCTGGCTCCCCGCGGCGGCGCCGGCCGGGGTCGCCCAGCAGCGGGCCGACGCGGCCCTCTCCAAGGTCGACGAGGACGCCTTCCTCCAGGTCGAGCGCGGCTACGAGGGCGGACGCGACCTGTACGCGCTCGGCCTGACCGGCTTCGCCGCGCTGGTCGCGCTCGGCGCGGCCGGCATCGCCACCGGCCTGGCCTCCGCCGACTCGCAGAACGACCTGGCCACCCTGGCCGCGGTCGGGGCGACCGGCGGGATCCGGCGACGGCTGTCCGGCTTCCAGTGCGGGGTGATCGCCGCCATGGGCGCGGTGCTCGGCACCCTGTGCGGCGTCGTCCCGGCGGTCGCGCTGCGCCGGCTGGAGGCCGCCTCGCAGAGCGCGGTCACGGAGGCCGGCGGCATTCCCCGGGAGACCGTGATCGCCTTCCCGTGGCTGAACCTGGGCCTCACGCTGATCGTGCTGCCCGCGCTCGCCTGCGGCCTCGCGATGCTGGTCACCCGTTCCCGGCTGGTGCTGGCCCGCCGCGCGGGCTGA
- a CDS encoding dipeptidase, producing the protein MTKTPDSVVRSYIDQHEAGFLQDLADWLRIPSVSADPGRADEVRRSAEWLAAKLRGTGFPVAEVWETDGLPAVFAEWPSGDAGAPTVLVYGHHDVQPAAKEDGWDTEPFEPTVVGRRMYARGAADDKGQVFFHTLGVRAHLAATGRTAPAVNLKLLIEGEEESGSPNFGALIRREAERLAADVVIISDTGMWSETTPTVCTGMRGLADAQIDLFGPDSDIHSGSFGGAVPNPADVAASLVAALHDADRRVAVPGFYDGVVELTAEERALFAELPFDEAQWLKVAKSYGTLGEAGYSTLERVWARPTAEVNGIWGGYTGPGQKTIVPAEAHVKLSFRLVAGQEVEKVREAVRSWVAEQVPEGIRYELVFPGATRPCLTPLDHPALQSTARAMGRAFEQKILFTREGGSGPAADLQDVLGAPVLFLGISVPSDGWHSINEKVELDLLRKGVEASAYLWADLAETFRP; encoded by the coding sequence ATGACGAAAACCCCGGACAGCGTCGTCCGCTCCTACATCGACCAGCACGAGGCCGGCTTCCTCCAGGACCTCGCGGACTGGCTGCGCATTCCCTCGGTCTCCGCCGATCCCGGCCGGGCCGACGAGGTCCGCCGCTCCGCCGAGTGGCTGGCCGCGAAGCTGCGCGGGACCGGGTTCCCGGTCGCCGAGGTGTGGGAGACCGACGGTCTGCCGGCGGTGTTCGCCGAGTGGCCCTCCGGCGACGCCGGGGCGCCCACCGTGCTGGTCTACGGCCACCACGACGTGCAGCCCGCCGCCAAGGAGGACGGCTGGGACACCGAGCCGTTCGAGCCCACCGTGGTCGGCCGCCGGATGTACGCCCGCGGCGCGGCCGACGACAAGGGCCAGGTCTTCTTCCACACCCTCGGGGTGCGGGCCCACCTCGCCGCCACCGGCCGGACCGCCCCCGCGGTCAACCTCAAGCTGCTGATCGAGGGCGAGGAGGAGTCCGGCTCGCCGAACTTCGGCGCGCTGATCCGCCGCGAGGCCGAGCGGCTGGCCGCCGACGTGGTGATCATCTCCGACACCGGGATGTGGTCCGAGACCACCCCGACCGTCTGCACCGGCATGCGCGGCCTGGCCGACGCCCAGATCGACCTCTTCGGCCCGGACAGCGACATCCACTCCGGCTCCTTCGGCGGGGCGGTGCCGAACCCGGCCGACGTCGCGGCCTCGCTGGTCGCCGCGCTGCACGACGCCGACCGCCGGGTGGCCGTCCCCGGCTTCTACGACGGCGTGGTCGAGCTGACCGCCGAGGAGCGGGCGCTCTTCGCCGAGCTGCCCTTCGACGAGGCCCAGTGGCTGAAGGTCGCCAAGTCGTACGGCACCCTCGGCGAGGCCGGCTACTCCACCCTGGAGCGGGTCTGGGCCCGGCCCACCGCCGAGGTCAACGGCATCTGGGGCGGCTACACCGGCCCGGGCCAGAAGACCATCGTCCCGGCCGAGGCGCACGTCAAGCTCTCCTTCCGGCTGGTGGCCGGCCAGGAGGTGGAGAAGGTCCGCGAGGCCGTCCGCTCCTGGGTCGCCGAGCAGGTGCCCGAGGGCATCCGGTACGAGCTGGTCTTCCCGGGCGCCACCCGCCCGTGCCTGACCCCGCTGGACCACCCGGCGCTGCAGTCCACCGCCCGGGCGATGGGCCGGGCCTTCGAGCAGAAGATCCTCTTCACCCGCGAGGGCGGCTCCGGCCCCGCCGCGGACCTGCAGGACGTGCTCGGCGCCCCGGTGCTGTTCCTCGGCATCTCGGTGCCCTCCGACGGCTGGCACTCGATCAACGAGAAGGTCGAGCTGGACCTGCTGCGCAAGGGCGTGGAGGCCTCCGCGTACCTCTGGGCCGACCTGGCCGAGACCTTCCGGCCGTGA
- the nudC gene encoding NAD(+) diphosphatase: MDELSSLPETQPLALARAGVDRAAHHRFDEPWLAAAWSHPTTKVLPIAGGEAFVVDTEAGSELVLLPSFEAPEAGDRFFLGTDEDGVNYFALAGESLPGRLDGDARPAGLREVGGSLSDRDAGLLVHAVALEHWHRLHSFCSRCGHPTEKAGAGHVRRCTSCAAEHYPRTDPAVIMLITDGEDRCLLGRQALWPEGRWSTLAGFVEPGESIEQAVVREVLEEAGVRVGEVQYVASQPWPFPSSLMLGFLGKADPAGTAITVDGEELSEARWFSRAELKAGMEAGEILPPSGISIARHLVELWYGGPLPAAARW; this comes from the coding sequence ATGGACGAGTTGAGCAGTCTGCCGGAGACCCAGCCGCTGGCCCTGGCCCGCGCCGGGGTGGACCGCGCCGCGCACCACCGCTTCGACGAGCCGTGGCTCGCCGCGGCCTGGAGCCACCCGACCACCAAGGTGCTGCCGATCGCCGGCGGCGAGGCGTTCGTGGTCGACACCGAGGCCGGCAGCGAACTGGTGCTGCTGCCCTCCTTCGAGGCGCCGGAGGCCGGGGACCGCTTCTTCCTCGGCACCGACGAGGACGGGGTCAACTACTTCGCGCTGGCCGGCGAGAGCCTGCCGGGCCGGCTGGACGGCGACGCCCGTCCGGCCGGACTGCGCGAGGTCGGCGGCTCGCTCTCCGACCGCGACGCCGGGCTGCTGGTGCACGCGGTGGCGCTGGAGCACTGGCACCGGCTGCACAGCTTCTGCTCCCGCTGCGGCCACCCGACCGAGAAGGCCGGGGCCGGCCACGTCCGCCGCTGCACCTCCTGCGCGGCCGAGCACTACCCGCGGACCGACCCGGCGGTGATCATGCTGATCACCGACGGCGAGGACCGCTGCCTGCTGGGCCGTCAGGCGCTCTGGCCGGAGGGCCGCTGGTCGACCCTGGCGGGCTTCGTCGAGCCCGGCGAGTCGATCGAGCAGGCGGTGGTCCGCGAGGTGCTGGAGGAGGCCGGGGTCCGGGTCGGCGAGGTGCAGTACGTGGCCAGCCAGCCCTGGCCGTTCCCGTCCAGCCTGATGCTGGGCTTCCTCGGCAAGGCCGACCCGGCGGGCACCGCGATCACCGTGGACGGCGAGGAGCTGTCCGAGGCGCGCTGGTTCTCCCGCGCGGAGCTCAAGGCGGGCATGGAGGCGGGCGAGATCCTGCCGCCGTCCGGCATTTCGATCGCCCGGCACCTGGTCGAACTCTGGTACGGCGGTCCGCTGCCCGCGGCGGCCCGCTGGTAA
- a CDS encoding ATP-binding protein, giving the protein MSSTPQRRSARHADTTDSSGAEARPGRVLPAAERGAWTAGATFPPLPRNVARARRLASTALSAWGVKHLADSVELVVSELVTNAVRYGRGAVSISLTLQESALQISVADYGHGMPQMRAAGEEDSNGRGLAIVSALCTRWAVTTRLTGKTVSCWLAVEPPPIEVK; this is encoded by the coding sequence GTGAGCAGTACCCCGCAACGGCGGAGCGCACGTCACGCCGACACGACCGACTCGTCCGGCGCCGAGGCGCGCCCCGGCCGGGTCCTCCCCGCCGCCGAGCGCGGCGCCTGGACGGCGGGGGCCACCTTCCCGCCGCTGCCGCGGAACGTCGCCCGGGCCCGCCGGCTGGCGAGTACCGCGCTGTCCGCCTGGGGCGTCAAGCACCTGGCGGACAGCGTCGAACTGGTGGTGTCCGAGCTGGTCACCAATGCCGTGCGGTACGGCCGGGGGGCGGTGTCGATCAGCCTGACGCTGCAGGAGTCGGCGCTGCAGATCTCGGTCGCCGACTACGGCCACGGCATGCCGCAGATGCGCGCGGCCGGCGAGGAGGACTCCAACGGCCGCGGGCTGGCGATCGTCTCCGCGCTGTGCACCCGCTGGGCGGTCACCACCCGGCTGACCGGGAAGACGGTCAGCTGCTGGCTGGCGGTCGAGCCGCCGCCGATCGAAGTGAAATGA
- a CDS encoding GntR family transcriptional regulator: MTIPRGGAPAPKYQRLAADLRRRIEAGEWQDGAQLPVEGELEEQYGVARNTVRLAVDVLVNEGRLVRMQGKGTYLRHRPVLDHRAHRPSRLPGQRGALADPGELYAREAALAGRQLTVEFDVMVVRARADIAELLRLPAGDAVMVRRQLRLMGREPYSIEESHYRAGLAAGTPLMEPDPVPGGDEVVLAALGRTETTAVDRVAARMPGPEEAAWFEIGPGVPLLVQTRVTHDRRGPVRVVETRYAADRCRLVFEVGDGHGTGEGHGAGEGHGAGQGHGKGQGREPDSRP; this comes from the coding sequence GTGACGATCCCCCGGGGCGGTGCGCCCGCTCCCAAGTACCAGCGGCTCGCGGCGGACCTGCGCCGCCGCATCGAGGCCGGCGAATGGCAGGACGGCGCCCAGCTCCCGGTCGAGGGCGAGCTGGAGGAGCAGTACGGGGTGGCCCGGAACACCGTCCGCCTCGCGGTGGACGTGCTGGTCAACGAGGGCCGGCTGGTCCGGATGCAGGGCAAGGGCACCTACCTGCGGCACCGGCCGGTGCTGGACCACCGGGCCCACCGGCCGTCCCGGCTCCCCGGCCAGCGCGGCGCCCTGGCCGACCCCGGCGAGCTGTACGCGCGCGAGGCCGCGCTGGCCGGGCGGCAGCTGACCGTGGAGTTCGACGTGATGGTGGTGCGGGCCCGGGCCGACATCGCCGAGCTGCTCCGACTCCCGGCCGGCGACGCGGTGATGGTGCGCCGTCAGCTGCGGCTGATGGGCCGCGAGCCGTACTCGATCGAGGAGAGCCACTACCGGGCCGGGCTGGCCGCCGGCACGCCGCTGATGGAGCCCGATCCGGTGCCCGGCGGCGACGAGGTGGTGCTGGCCGCGCTCGGGCGGACCGAGACCACCGCGGTGGACCGGGTGGCGGCCCGGATGCCCGGGCCCGAGGAGGCGGCCTGGTTCGAGATCGGCCCCGGCGTGCCGCTGCTGGTGCAGACCCGGGTCACCCACGACCGGCGCGGCCCGGTGCGGGTGGTGGAGACCCGCTACGCGGCCGACCGCTGCCGGCTGGTCTTCGAGGTCGGCGACGGCCACGGCACGGGCGAGGGACACGGAGCCGGCGAGGGGCACGGGGCCGGCCAGGGGCACGGCAAGGGTCAGGGGCGCGAGCCGGACTCGCGCCCCTGA
- a CDS encoding mycoredoxin: MSGTVTMYSTTWCGYCNRLKGQLGREGIGYTEINIEQDPASAEFVESVNNGNQTVPTVVVVSASGERTVMTNPSLRQVQAALV; this comes from the coding sequence ATGTCCGGCACCGTGACGATGTACAGCACGACCTGGTGCGGCTACTGCAACCGCCTCAAGGGCCAGCTCGGCCGCGAGGGCATCGGCTACACCGAGATCAACATCGAGCAGGACCCGGCGTCGGCGGAGTTCGTGGAGTCGGTCAACAACGGCAACCAGACCGTCCCGACCGTGGTCGTCGTCTCCGCCTCCGGCGAGCGGACCGTGATGACCAACCCGAGCCTGCGCCAGGTCCAGGCCGCCCTGGTCTGA
- a CDS encoding ATP-dependent DNA helicase UvrD2 — translation MTGPSDGPGPGAFGPSIGADAVLAGLDPEQRAVATALHGPVCVLAGAGTGKTRAITHRIAYGVRSGVYQPQQVLAVTFTARAAGEMRGRLRQLGADGVQARTFHSAALRQLQYFWPRAVGGELPRLLERKVQLVAESAGRSGLRVQRTELRDLTAEIEWAKVTQIVPDDYPTAVAKSSREAPRDPAEIAKVYAAYEQAKRDRNVIDFEDVLLLTAAILEDRPEIADRVRAQYRHFTVDEYQDVSPLQQRLLDQWTGGGASLCVVGDASQTIYSFTGATPDYLLGFRTRHPEATVVKLVRDYRSTPQVVHLANGLLSQARGQAAQHRLELVSQREAGPEPVYREYPDEPTEAESTAHLIKDLLASGERASEIAVLFRTNSQSEVYEQALADLGISYQLKGAERFFERPEVREAGVLLRGAARAGDDPLTTGAPDLAAQVRAVLATRGFTADPPAGSGAVRERWESLAALVRLAEEFEATRREAGGRADLAAYVAELDARAAAQHAPAVEGVTLASLHAAKGLEWDAVFLVGLTEGTLPIIYAKTDEQVEEERRLLYVGVTRARRVLTLSWALSRSPGGRASRKPTRFLDGLRPGSSAAGPRSRGGSGGIERGERSAGRKARGPVKCRVCERTLIDAVERKLRRCEGCPSTMDEGLFERLREWRAAKAKAQGAPAYVVFTDATLMAIAEDCPGTPQELALISGVGAMKLDKYGSDVLLLCAGEVPELVDEPVEQSVLNSPEK, via the coding sequence ATGACCGGCCCCTCCGACGGCCCGGGCCCCGGCGCGTTCGGCCCGTCGATCGGGGCCGACGCGGTGCTGGCCGGGCTCGACCCCGAGCAGCGGGCCGTCGCCACCGCCCTGCACGGCCCGGTCTGCGTGCTGGCCGGCGCCGGCACCGGCAAGACCCGGGCCATCACCCACCGGATCGCCTACGGCGTGCGCAGCGGCGTCTACCAGCCGCAGCAGGTGCTCGCCGTCACCTTCACCGCCCGCGCCGCCGGCGAGATGCGCGGCCGGCTCCGCCAGCTCGGGGCGGACGGCGTGCAGGCCCGCACCTTCCACTCCGCCGCGCTGCGCCAGCTCCAGTACTTCTGGCCGCGCGCCGTCGGCGGCGAGCTGCCCCGGCTGCTGGAGCGCAAGGTCCAGCTGGTCGCCGAGTCGGCCGGCCGCAGCGGCCTGCGGGTCCAGCGCACCGAACTGCGCGACCTCACCGCCGAGATCGAGTGGGCCAAGGTCACCCAGATCGTTCCGGACGACTACCCGACCGCCGTCGCCAAGTCCTCCCGCGAGGCCCCGCGCGACCCCGCCGAGATCGCCAAGGTCTACGCCGCGTACGAGCAGGCCAAGCGCGACCGCAACGTGATCGACTTCGAGGACGTGCTGCTCCTCACCGCCGCCATCCTGGAGGACCGTCCGGAGATCGCCGACCGGGTCCGCGCCCAGTACCGGCACTTCACCGTCGACGAGTACCAGGACGTCTCCCCGCTCCAGCAGCGCCTCCTCGACCAGTGGACCGGCGGCGGCGCCAGCCTCTGCGTGGTCGGCGACGCCAGCCAGACCATCTACTCCTTCACCGGTGCCACCCCCGACTACCTGCTCGGCTTCCGCACCCGCCACCCCGAGGCCACCGTGGTCAAGCTGGTCCGGGACTACCGCTCCACCCCGCAGGTGGTGCACCTCGCCAACGGGCTGCTCTCGCAGGCCCGCGGCCAGGCCGCCCAGCACCGGCTGGAGCTGGTCTCCCAGCGCGAGGCCGGCCCCGAGCCGGTCTACCGCGAGTACCCGGACGAGCCGACCGAGGCCGAGTCCACCGCCCACCTGATCAAGGACCTGCTGGCGAGCGGCGAGCGGGCCAGCGAGATCGCCGTGCTGTTCCGCACCAACAGCCAGTCCGAGGTGTACGAGCAGGCGCTGGCCGACCTCGGCATCTCGTACCAGCTCAAGGGCGCCGAGCGCTTCTTCGAGCGCCCCGAGGTGCGCGAGGCGGGCGTCCTGCTGCGCGGCGCCGCCCGCGCCGGCGACGACCCGCTGACCACCGGCGCGCCCGACCTGGCCGCCCAGGTGCGCGCCGTGCTCGCCACCCGCGGCTTCACCGCCGACCCGCCGGCCGGCTCCGGCGCGGTCCGCGAGCGGTGGGAGTCGCTGGCCGCCCTGGTCCGGCTCGCCGAGGAGTTCGAGGCCACCCGCCGGGAGGCCGGCGGGCGCGCCGACCTCGCGGCCTACGTCGCCGAGCTGGACGCCCGCGCCGCCGCCCAGCACGCCCCCGCCGTCGAGGGCGTCACGCTGGCCTCGCTGCACGCCGCCAAGGGCCTGGAGTGGGACGCGGTCTTCCTGGTCGGCCTGACCGAGGGCACCCTGCCGATCATCTACGCCAAGACCGACGAGCAGGTCGAGGAGGAGCGCCGGCTGCTCTACGTCGGCGTCACCCGGGCCCGCCGGGTGCTCACCCTCTCCTGGGCGCTCTCCCGTTCGCCGGGCGGGCGCGCGAGCCGCAAGCCCACCCGCTTCCTGGACGGGCTGCGCCCCGGCTCCTCCGCCGCCGGCCCGCGCTCCCGGGGCGGCTCCGGCGGCATCGAGCGCGGCGAGCGCTCCGCCGGACGCAAGGCGCGCGGCCCGGTCAAGTGCCGGGTCTGCGAGCGCACCCTGATCGACGCGGTCGAGCGCAAGCTCCGCCGCTGCGAGGGCTGCCCGTCCACCATGGACGAGGGGCTGTTCGAGCGGCTGCGGGAGTGGCGGGCCGCCAAGGCCAAGGCGCAGGGCGCCCCGGCCTACGTGGTCTTCACCGACGCCACCCTGATGGCCATCGCGGAGGACTGCCCGGGCACCCCGCAGGAGCTCGCCCTGATCTCCGGAGTGGGTGCGATGAAGCTGGACAAGTACGGCTCCGACGTGCTCTTGTTGTGTGCGGGGGAGGTTCCGGAGCTCGTTGACGAGCCCGTTGAGCAATCGGTTCTGAACTCGCCGGAAAAATAG
- a CDS encoding WhiB family transcriptional regulator: MSTVITPPLPSVPTDKTVKADQADPPEVTLMQLTAIDEADTLGLPIPCRAFDPEVFFAETPADVEYAKSLCGTCPVKASCLAGALERREPWGVWGGELFVQGVVVARKRPRGRPRKTEVMA; encoded by the coding sequence GTGTCCACGGTCATCACACCGCCCCTCCCGTCCGTACCGACCGACAAGACCGTCAAGGCCGACCAGGCCGACCCCCCGGAGGTAACACTCATGCAGCTCACCGCCATCGACGAGGCCGACACCCTCGGCCTTCCGATCCCGTGCCGCGCCTTCGACCCGGAGGTGTTCTTCGCGGAGACCCCCGCCGATGTCGAGTACGCGAAGTCCCTCTGCGGCACCTGCCCCGTGAAGGCCTCCTGCCTGGCCGGCGCCCTCGAGCGCCGCGAGCCGTGGGGCGTCTGGGGTGGCGAGCTCTTCGTCCAGGGTGTGGTCGTGGCCCGCAAGCGGCCTCGTGGCCGCCCGCGCAAGACCGAGGTCATGGCGTGA
- a CDS encoding AarF/ABC1/UbiB kinase family protein: MSDLPRKAVTRTARLAALPLGIAGRATLGLGKRIGGRSAEVVTAELQQATADQLFKVLGELKGGAMKFGQALSVFEAALPEEVAGPYRAALTKLQDAAPPMPAATVHAVLEQRLGKTWRRKFRSFEDRPAAAASIGQVHRAVWRDGRAVAVKVQYPGAGDALLSDLGQLSRVAWLLGPLIPGLDIKPLITELRERVAEELDYGLEAEAQRRHAEEFADDPDIRVPGVVAQADQVLVTEWMDGVPLARVIARGSQAERDRAGQLLARFLFAGPSRTGLLHADPHPGNFRLIKDDGPVEGWRLGVMDFGTVDRLPGGLPAPIGDSLRMALAGDAAGVLERLREEGFVKPSIQLDADAVLDYLLPIIEPATVETFHFTRAWMRSQAARIADPRSPAYDLGKQLNLPPAYLLIHRVTLSTIGVLCQLGANAPFRAEMLEWLPGFAEEAPAR, translated from the coding sequence GTGAGCGATCTTCCGCGCAAGGCAGTGACCCGTACGGCGAGGCTGGCCGCCCTGCCGCTCGGGATCGCCGGCCGGGCCACCCTCGGCCTGGGCAAGCGGATCGGCGGCCGCTCCGCCGAGGTGGTCACGGCCGAGCTCCAGCAGGCCACCGCCGATCAGCTCTTCAAGGTGCTGGGGGAGTTGAAGGGCGGCGCGATGAAGTTCGGGCAGGCCCTGTCGGTCTTCGAGGCAGCCCTGCCCGAGGAGGTCGCCGGGCCGTACCGGGCCGCCCTGACGAAGCTTCAGGACGCCGCCCCGCCGATGCCCGCCGCCACCGTGCACGCCGTCCTGGAGCAGCGCCTCGGGAAGACCTGGCGGCGCAAGTTCCGCAGCTTCGAGGACCGTCCGGCCGCCGCCGCCTCGATCGGGCAGGTGCACCGGGCCGTCTGGCGGGACGGCCGGGCCGTCGCGGTCAAGGTGCAGTACCCGGGCGCGGGCGACGCGCTGCTCTCCGACCTGGGCCAGCTCAGCCGGGTCGCCTGGCTGCTCGGTCCGCTGATCCCGGGGCTGGACATCAAGCCGCTGATCACCGAGCTGCGCGAGCGGGTCGCCGAGGAGCTGGACTACGGCCTGGAGGCCGAGGCGCAGCGCCGGCATGCGGAGGAGTTCGCCGACGACCCGGACATCCGGGTGCCGGGGGTGGTCGCCCAGGCCGACCAGGTGCTGGTCACCGAGTGGATGGACGGGGTGCCGCTCGCCCGGGTGATCGCCCGCGGCAGCCAGGCGGAGCGCGACCGGGCCGGGCAGCTGCTGGCCCGCTTCCTGTTCGCCGGCCCGTCCCGGACGGGGCTGCTGCACGCCGATCCGCACCCGGGCAACTTCCGGCTGATCAAGGACGACGGCCCGGTCGAGGGCTGGCGGCTCGGCGTGATGGACTTCGGCACGGTCGACCGGCTGCCCGGCGGGCTGCCCGCGCCGATCGGCGACTCGCTGCGGATGGCCCTGGCCGGCGACGCGGCGGGCGTGCTGGAGCGGCTCCGCGAGGAGGGCTTCGTCAAGCCCTCCATCCAGCTGGACGCCGACGCGGTGCTCGACTACCTGCTGCCGATCATCGAGCCGGCCACCGTGGAGACCTTCCACTTCACCCGTGCCTGGATGCGCTCCCAGGCCGCCCGGATCGCCGACCCCCGCTCCCCCGCCTACGACCTCGGCAAGCAGCTCAACCTCCCCCCGGCCTACCTCCTGATCCACCGGGTGACCCTCTCCACCATCGGCGTGCTGTGCCAGCTCGGCGCCAACGCGCCGTTCCGCGCCGAGATGCTCGAATGGCTGCCCGGCTTCGCCGAGGAGGCCCCGGCCCGCTGA